One Coffea arabica cultivar ET-39 chromosome 5c, Coffea Arabica ET-39 HiFi, whole genome shotgun sequence DNA window includes the following coding sequences:
- the LOC140007593 gene encoding scarecrow-like protein 23 gives MLHSLLHSNSTATPAANPINSVPIPLPPSRNARPSSMQSKRSSSAHHDDPSSSSSLLKRRRSSLGPDNPSTSADRTTDLDNEDDDVAELEAAAAAASLGGAAAGDTESAGLRLLGLLLQCAECVAMDRLNDASNLLPEIAELSSPFGSSAERVAAYFADALSARIVSSYLGTYAPLTIKSLTKSHNQKLFNALQTYNSISPLVKFSHFTANQAIFQALHGEDHVHVIDLDIMQGLQWPGLFHILASRPRKIKSLKITGLGSSMELLESTGRRLSEFASSLGLPFEFNPVEGKIGNVKDLGQLGVMAGETIVIHWMHHCLYDVTGSDFGTLRLLTLLRPKLITIVEQDLSHGGSFLGRFVEALHYYSALFDALGDGLGTDSVERHTVEQQLLGCEIRNIVAVGGPKRTGEVKVERWGEELRRIGFRPVSLAGNPAAQASLLLGMFPWKGYTLVEENGCLKLGWKDLSLLTASAWQPSD, from the coding sequence ATGCTCCACAGTTTGCTCCACTCCAATTCCACTGCTACTCCTGCTGCCAACCCCATTAATTCCGTTCCCATTCCCCTTCCCCCCAGCAGAAACGCCCGTCCCTCCTCCATGCAGTCCAAGCGCTCCTCCTCCGCCCACCACGACgacccctcctcctcctcttccctCCTCAAACGCCGCCGCTCCTCCCTCGGCCCCGACAACCCTTCCACCTCCGCTGACAGAACCACCGACTTAGACAACGAGGACGACGACGTTGCCGAGCTCGAAGCCGCCGCCGCAGCCGCCTCCTTGGGCGGAGCAGCAGCTGGCGACACCGAGTCCGCCGGCCTCCGTCTCCTGGGCCTCCTCCTGCAATGCGCCGAGTGCGTGGCCATGGACCGTCTCAACGACGCCAGCAACCTCCTCCCCGAAATTGCCGAGCTCTCGTCCCCCTTCGGCTCCTCCGCCGAGCGCGTGGCGGCTTACTTCGCTGACGCCCTCTCCGCCCGAATCGTGAGCTCCTACCTGGGGACCTACGCCCCGCTCACCATCAAGTCCCTCACCAAATCCCACAACCAGAAGCTCTTCAACGCGCTCCAGACCTACAACTCCATCAGCCCCCTCGTCAAGTTCTCCCACTTCACCGCCAACCAGGCCATCTTCCAGGCCCTCCACGGCGAGGATCACGTCCACGTCATCGACCTGGACATCATGCAGGGCCTCCAGTGGCCGGGCCTGTTCCACATCCTGGCCTCCCGCCCCCGCAAGATCAAGTCCCTCAAGATCACCGGCCTGGGCTCCTCGATGGAGCTGCTGGAGTCCACCGGGAGGCGGCTGTCGGAGTTCGCCAGCTCGCTGGGACTCCCTTTCGAGTTCAACCCGGTGGAGGGCAAAATCGGGAACGTCAAGGACCTGGGTCAACTGGGGGTGATGGCCGGGGAGACCATCGTCATCCACTGGATGCACCATTGCCTGTACGACGTCACCGGGAGCGATTTCGGGACGCTGAGGCTGCTGACCCTGCTGAGGCCCAAGCTGATCACCATCGTGGAGCAGGACCTGAGCCACGGGGGAAGCTTCTTGGGGCGGTTCGTGGAGGCGCTGCATTACTACTCGGCGCTGTTCGATGCGCTGGGGGACGGATTGGGGACGGACAGCGTGGAGAGGCACACGGTGGAGCAGCAGCTGTTGGGGTGCGAGATCAGGAACATCGTGGCGGTGGGGGGCCCGAAGAGGACGGGGGAGGTGAAGGTGGAGAGGTGGGGGGAGGAATTGAGAAGGATCGGGTTCCGGCCTGTGTCGCTGGCGGGGAACCCGGCGGCCCAGGCGAGCTTGTTGCTGGGGATGTTCCCATGGAAAGGATACACGCTGGTGGAGGAGAACGGGTGCTTGAAGCTGGGATGGAAGGATTTGTCTTTGTTGACTGCCTCCGCATGGCAGCCGTCCGATTGA
- the LOC113688141 gene encoding large ribosomal subunit protein eL27x, whose amino-acid sequence MVKFLKQNKAVIMLQGRYAGRKGVIVRSFDDGTRDRPYGHCLVAGISKYPKKVIRKDSAKKQAKKSRVKCFIKLVNYNHIMPTRYTLDVDLKDIVTADCLQSRDKKVSAAKDAKTRFEERFKTGKNRWFFTKLRF is encoded by the coding sequence ATGGTGAAGTTCCTGAAGCAAAACAAGGCCGTGATAATGCTCCAAGGCCGTTACGCCGGCCGCAAGGGAGTGATCGTGAGGTCGTTCGACGACGGAACCCGGGACCGCCCCTACGGCCACTGCCTGGTCGCCGGAATCTCCAAGTACCCCAAGAAGGTCATCCGGAAGGACTCCGCCAAGAAGCAGGCCAAGAAGTCCAGGGTCAAGTGCTTCATCAAGCTCGTCAACTACAACCACATCATGCCCACCCGCTACACCCTCGACGTCGATCTCAAGGACATTGTCACCGCCGACTGCCTCCAGTCCCGCGACAAGAAGGTCTCCGCTGCCAAGGACGCCAAGACCCGCTTCGAGGAGAGGTTCAAGACCGGTAAAAACCGCTGGTTCTTTACCAAGCTTAGGTTCTGA
- the LOC140007594 gene encoding late embryogenesis abundant protein EMB564-like produces MSSEQGRAELDRKAREGEVVVPGGTGGKSLEAQEHLAEGRSRGGQARREQLGTEGYQEMGKKGGLSATDKSGGERAAEEGTPIDESKFRTTG; encoded by the exons ATGTCTTCGGAGCAAGGCAGAGCTGAGCTGGACAGGAAGGCTAGGGAAGGAGAGGTTGTAGTCCCCGGTGGTACCGGAGGCAAAAGTCTAGAGGCTCAAGAGCACCTTGCAGAAG GGAGGAGCCGAGGAGGACAAGCGAGGAGGGAGCAGTTAGGGACAGAAGGGTACCAGGAGATGGGGAAGAAGGGTGGGCTGAGCGCCACTGACAAGTCCGGGGGAGAGCGTGCGGCGGAAGAAGGAACCCCCATTGACGAGTCCAAGTTCAGAACCACCGGATGA